AATGTATGAAAAACATTACTGCAAATTTAATTTTCAAAAAAATAGAAAAAGATTTTATTTAATTAAGGAGGTTTAATGATGGCTACAAAAAAAAATAGTTCTTTAGATAAAAATAAAGCTCTTGAATCTGCAATGAAACAAATTACAAAAGATTTTGGTGAAGGTTCTATTATGAAATTAGGACAAAATGTTGCTATGAACATTGATGTTATTCCTACGGGAAGTATGAATTTAGATAATGCTCTTGGCCTTGGAGGAGTTCCTAGAGGAAGAATAGTTGAAATATATGGTGCTGAAAGTTCTGGTAAAACAACCCTTGCTTTACATATTATCGCTGAAGCTCAAAAGCTAGACGGAGTTGTTGCTTTTATAGATGCTGAACATGCTCTTGATCCTAAGTATGCTAAGGCTCTTGGAGTTGATATTGATGAATTGTTAATTTCACAACCAGACTATGGAGAACAGGCTTTAGAAATAGCTGATATGTTAGTCCGTTCTGCAGCTATTGATGTTATTGTTGTCGATTCTGTTGCTGCTCTTGTTCCTAAAGCTGAAATAGATGGTGAAATGAGTGATCAACAAATGGGATTACAAGCTAGACTAATGTCTAAGGCTCTTAGAAAATTAACAGGAACTTTAAACAAATCTAAAACTACTCTTATATTTATAAACCAAATCAGAGAAAAAATAGGCGGATTTGGATTTGGTCCTCAAACTACAACTACAGGAGGAAGAGCTTTAAAATTCTATTCTTCTGTTCGTTTAGAAATTAAAAGAATTGGATCTGTTAAACAAAGTGATGAAATTATCGGTAATGAAGTTATTGTTAAAGTAACTAAAAATAAAATAGCTCCACCTTTCAAAGAAGCTGCTTTCCAAATTATGTATGGAAAAGGAATTTCAAAAGTGGGCGAAATTTTAGATGCTGCCATCAAAGCTGATGTTGTAGCTAAATCTGGAGCATGGTTTAGTTATGGAGATATTCGTTTAGGTCAAGGAAAAGAAAATG
This genomic stretch from Fusobacterium sp. JB019 harbors:
- the recA gene encoding recombinase RecA, whose protein sequence is MATKKNSSLDKNKALESAMKQITKDFGEGSIMKLGQNVAMNIDVIPTGSMNLDNALGLGGVPRGRIVEIYGAESSGKTTLALHIIAEAQKLDGVVAFIDAEHALDPKYAKALGVDIDELLISQPDYGEQALEIADMLVRSAAIDVIVVDSVAALVPKAEIDGEMSDQQMGLQARLMSKALRKLTGTLNKSKTTLIFINQIREKIGGFGFGPQTTTTGGRALKFYSSVRLEIKRIGSVKQSDEIIGNEVIVKVTKNKIAPPFKEAAFQIMYGKGISKVGEILDAAIKADVVAKSGAWFSYGDIRLGQGKENVKNRLENEPDLLNKIYDDLKKALNPVEEVIDSETGEILDEDNKNTK